A genomic region of Candidatus Schekmanbacteria bacterium contains the following coding sequences:
- a CDS encoding radical SAM protein: MIELLFIVLNSECTRACPFCFYNTGNQRKRNERLNSGDILRFTDFLKKQGLANAILSGGEPLLFDGLERLIKELRSADIFTLLLTNGDLLTYEKKKELKKSGLSAISVSLHVDSADEMELERKITSAAEDMEIPLTFIFVLTSVNFSLAQKALQLTRKMGKGLIIQPAFIPSFSGKTNEKARNLSIANLLPEDFDNLKNVLLEWGKSFNTLAFVKLLLSLYSNQPGRPKVCGMGGTSLVLNCDGEIIPCFHREDIVPGNILKDDYESILKKNNRLSAELRHAGCFGEHCVSLFTEIR, encoded by the coding sequence ATGATAGAGCTGCTTTTCATAGTGTTGAACTCTGAATGCACACGCGCATGCCCATTCTGTTTTTATAACACAGGAAACCAGAGGAAAAGGAATGAGCGGCTCAATTCCGGAGATATACTCCGCTTTACTGATTTTCTCAAAAAACAGGGGCTTGCCAATGCAATCTTAAGCGGAGGAGAGCCGCTTCTTTTTGACGGTCTGGAAAGATTAATAAAAGAGCTTAGAAGTGCTGATATTTTTACATTGCTTCTCACAAACGGAGACCTCCTGACTTACGAGAAAAAGAAGGAGCTCAAGAAAAGCGGTCTTTCAGCAATATCAGTTTCTCTTCATGTCGACAGCGCTGATGAAATGGAACTTGAAAGAAAGATCACCTCTGCCGCAGAGGATATGGAGATCCCACTTACTTTCATCTTTGTTCTCACATCAGTGAATTTTTCATTAGCACAAAAAGCTTTGCAGCTTACCCGCAAGATGGGGAAAGGACTTATAATTCAGCCGGCCTTTATCCCATCTTTCAGTGGAAAAACCAACGAAAAAGCACGTAATTTGTCCATTGCGAACCTTCTCCCTGAAGATTTCGATAACTTAAAGAATGTTTTACTTGAATGGGGAAAATCATTTAATACTCTTGCCTTTGTGAAGCTTCTTCTCTCGCTTTATTCTAATCAGCCCGGCAGGCCAAAAGTGTGCGGCATGGGAGGGACATCTCTTGTTTTAAATTGCGACGGAGAGATTATCCCATGCTTTCACAGGGAAGACATTGTGCCGGGAAATATCCTTAAAGATGATTATGAATCAATCCTTAAAAAGAACAACCGGCTTTCAGCAGAGCTTCGCCATGCCGGCTGTTTCGGAGAGCACTGTGTCTCGCTGTTCACAGAGATAAGATAA
- the amrS gene encoding AmmeMemoRadiSam system radical SAM enzyme, which translates to MDRRRFIKCAVAGGCIFAAGDIASNPILLLSEAGETAAGGNRSLKECMYYKKIDQLRVECLVCPRKCRIADMERGYCGNKENHGGTYYSLVYSRPCAIHTDPIEKKPLFHYLPATTAFSLATAGCNVECKFCQNWEIAQFRPEQVESVYLTPDDVHKEAAKQGARSIACTYSEPVVFYEYVHDIAVLGKKTGIKTVMISNGFIEKEPMQELCKHLGAVKIDLKGFTEKFYKDTCSAELKPVLETLKLLKQSRIWFEIVVLLIPTLNDSPAEIRQMCSWIKTNLGTDVPIHFTQFHPTYKIKNLPVTPVSTLEMARNTAMAFGLNFPYVGNVPGHPGENTYCPQCKKKIIGRVGFYITDVSIEGGKCKFCKRPIPGVWG; encoded by the coding sequence ATGGACAGACGCAGGTTCATAAAATGTGCAGTTGCAGGCGGCTGTATATTTGCCGCAGGTGATATTGCTTCGAATCCTATCCTTCTCTTATCTGAAGCAGGCGAGACGGCAGCAGGGGGAAATCGCTCTCTTAAAGAGTGCATGTATTATAAGAAAATCGACCAGCTTCGTGTAGAATGCCTGGTGTGTCCGCGAAAATGCAGGATTGCAGATATGGAGCGCGGCTACTGCGGCAACAAGGAAAATCATGGCGGCACTTATTACAGTTTAGTATATTCAAGACCATGCGCGATTCATACAGACCCGATAGAAAAAAAACCTCTTTTCCATTATCTGCCGGCAACTACGGCATTTTCACTTGCCACTGCGGGATGCAATGTTGAATGCAAGTTTTGCCAGAACTGGGAGATAGCCCAGTTCCGACCAGAGCAGGTTGAAAGCGTTTATCTCACCCCGGATGATGTCCACAAAGAGGCGGCAAAACAGGGCGCCCGCTCCATTGCCTGTACATATTCCGAGCCGGTCGTTTTTTACGAATATGTCCACGACATCGCTGTGCTTGGGAAAAAGACAGGAATAAAAACCGTTATGATATCAAACGGCTTCATTGAAAAGGAGCCGATGCAGGAACTTTGCAAACACTTGGGAGCCGTCAAAATAGACCTCAAGGGGTTTACGGAAAAATTTTACAAGGACACATGTAGTGCTGAACTTAAGCCTGTCCTTGAAACATTAAAGCTTTTAAAGCAGAGTAGAATCTGGTTTGAGATAGTTGTGCTTCTTATCCCGACGCTCAATGATTCGCCGGCAGAGATAAGGCAGATGTGTTCGTGGATAAAAACGAATCTTGGCACAGATGTACCTATTCATTTTACACAGTTCCATCCAACTTATAAAATAAAGAATCTTCCTGTAACCCCTGTCTCAACACTTGAGATGGCAAGAAACACTGCTATGGCTTTTGGCTTGAACTTTCCTTATGTAGGCAATGTTCCGGGGCACCCGGGGGAAAACACCTACTGTCCTCAGTGCAAAAAGAAAATAATTGGCAGGGTTGGTTTTTACATCACGGATGTTTCGATTGAAGGTGGAAAGTGCAAGTTCTGCAAACGACCGATTCCCGGTGTCTGGGGGTAA
- a CDS encoding DUF362 domain-containing protein — MKRRKFVKVTAGISAGFIASLLKNISSAESIFDTLINKINNKINPSGESGTVLRSTPKIQKKPVVAVSKRGDIRDKNGELRGDVLRSMFDESIKKIFGVTDPRDVLKSLFPGTDTIGIKVNCLAGRGLSSSRELVEAVISSLQSAGIERERIIVWDRTDDDLIRAGFTVNRKGNDVLCFGTNNLYEPEPRMSGSVGSCFSRILSERCGTIINIPVLKDHDLAGVSLGMKNFYGAIHNPNKYHDNACNPYVAELNMHPLIKDKVRLIVCDGTTAQFQGGPSYKPQWTWDFNGILVSEDPVAIDRIGFDIITEKRRAAGLKPFAEEKRDPKYIETAGDMGLGVFDKSRIKIVS; from the coding sequence ATGAAGAGAAGGAAATTCGTTAAGGTTACTGCAGGGATCAGCGCCGGTTTTATTGCAAGTCTTCTTAAAAATATAAGTTCCGCAGAATCCATTTTTGATACTCTTATTAATAAGATCAATAATAAGATAAACCCCTCTGGTGAGAGCGGCACGGTTCTCAGAAGCACACCTAAAATCCAAAAAAAGCCTGTTGTCGCAGTTTCAAAACGGGGTGACATTAGAGACAAAAACGGAGAGCTCCGAGGCGATGTTCTCCGCTCTATGTTTGATGAAAGTATCAAAAAGATTTTTGGGGTTACTGACCCCCGCGATGTATTAAAGTCACTTTTCCCCGGCACTGATACAATAGGCATAAAAGTCAATTGCCTTGCAGGACGGGGGCTCTCATCAAGCAGGGAACTTGTAGAAGCAGTGATATCAAGCCTTCAATCTGCCGGGATAGAGCGGGAGAGGATAATTGTCTGGGACAGGACAGATGATGACCTTATTCGTGCAGGGTTTACGGTAAACCGCAAAGGAAATGATGTTCTCTGTTTCGGAACAAATAATCTCTATGAACCGGAGCCAAGAATGAGCGGTTCCGTTGGAAGCTGTTTCAGCAGGATACTTTCAGAAAGATGCGGCACCATAATAAATATTCCGGTGCTGAAAGACCATGACCTTGCCGGTGTCTCGCTGGGGATGAAGAATTTTTACGGAGCTATTCACAATCCCAACAAATATCATGACAATGCATGCAATCCCTATGTGGCAGAGCTTAACATGCACCCACTTATAAAGGACAAAGTCCGGCTCATAGTCTGTGATGGTACCACTGCGCAGTTTCAGGGAGGTCCATCTTATAAGCCGCAATGGACATGGGATTTTAACGGCATACTTGTTTCGGAGGATCCTGTGGCGATAGACCGCATAGGCTTCGACATAATTACTGAAAAGCGCAGAGCAGCAGGGCTTAAGCCCTTTGCCGAAGAAAAGCGCGACCCTAAATATATAGAAACAGCAGGAGATATGGGGCTTGGAGTTTTTGATAAAAGCCGGATAAAGATAGTTTCATGA
- the amrB gene encoding AmmeMemoRadiSam system protein B, with amino-acid sequence MKQLIKAVAVMFLLLFVSPSCAKAQTEKSEPTVRPSALAGSWYPADFQTLAKNINSYLLSNTGSSSLKKEETEPVALIEPHAGYVYSGKGAAAGYSYLSGKSYDRVIIIAPSHYSYFRGIAIAPVDYFETPLGRASVDRQTCDALLKKKGFSSNLEANRQEHSIEIQIPFLQTVLKDFKIVPLLVGDVGGSEYDELAEAIKPFVDSRTLLIASSDFTHYGPNFNYVPFGEPVKENLKKLDMGAVEKIIAKDSDGFIKYFTDTGVTICGRAPIAILTRILPADCKGELVSYYTSGDVTGDFKSSVSYATVLFYKKVYKKALTGGEVVDGLKLNTDEKKMLLDLARATLRRYLKGESVDKSFINNFNVSDKLKQKRGAFVTITKHGMLRGCIGYVEGIKPLYETIVDNAINASTRDPRFEPMKSSEEKDCDIEISVLTVPVPVANVSEIEVGRDGLIIEKGWSRGLLLPQVPVEYGWDRDTFLRQLCAKAGLPSDAWKSGAKIMKFEAQVFSEHEK; translated from the coding sequence ATGAAGCAGTTAATTAAAGCTGTTGCTGTCATGTTTCTTCTTTTGTTTGTTTCTCCTTCCTGTGCAAAAGCCCAGACTGAGAAGAGTGAGCCAACTGTTAGACCATCGGCGCTTGCAGGCTCCTGGTATCCGGCAGATTTTCAAACACTTGCTAAAAATATAAATTCCTATCTTCTTTCCAATACGGGCAGTAGCAGTTTAAAAAAGGAAGAGACAGAGCCTGTCGCGCTCATAGAGCCGCATGCAGGCTATGTATATTCAGGCAAGGGTGCTGCTGCGGGTTATAGTTATCTTTCCGGCAAAAGCTATGACAGGGTAATAATAATTGCACCTTCCCATTATTCCTATTTTAGAGGGATTGCCATTGCCCCTGTTGATTACTTTGAAACACCATTGGGAAGAGCGAGTGTTGACCGGCAGACATGCGATGCGCTTTTAAAGAAAAAAGGGTTTTCATCAAACCTTGAGGCAAACAGACAGGAACATTCCATAGAGATCCAAATTCCTTTCCTTCAAACAGTGCTAAAGGATTTTAAGATAGTCCCACTCCTTGTCGGTGATGTGGGCGGCAGTGAGTATGATGAACTTGCAGAGGCCATAAAACCTTTTGTTGACAGCAGGACGTTGCTGATAGCGAGTTCTGATTTTACCCATTATGGACCTAATTTTAATTATGTCCCTTTTGGTGAACCGGTTAAAGAGAATCTAAAGAAACTTGATATGGGTGCGGTTGAAAAAATAATCGCAAAAGACTCTGATGGCTTTATAAAGTATTTCACTGATACAGGAGTGACTATATGCGGCAGAGCTCCAATCGCAATACTGACGAGAATTCTTCCGGCTGATTGCAAGGGGGAACTTGTTTCCTATTATACGTCAGGAGATGTTACGGGTGATTTCAAAAGCAGTGTAAGTTATGCAACGGTTCTATTTTATAAAAAAGTTTATAAAAAAGCTTTAACAGGAGGTGAAGTGGTGGATGGATTAAAACTAAATACTGATGAAAAGAAGATGCTGCTTGATTTAGCAAGGGCGACATTGCGCCGTTATCTCAAAGGAGAAAGCGTAGATAAGTCCTTCATAAATAATTTCAATGTATCTGATAAGCTCAAACAAAAACGCGGCGCTTTCGTGACGATAACAAAACACGGCATGCTTAGAGGATGCATCGGTTATGTTGAAGGAATAAAACCTCTCTACGAAACCATTGTTGATAATGCAATTAATGCTTCCACGAGGGATCCGCGTTTTGAGCCTATGAAATCATCTGAGGAAAAAGATTGTGATATCGAAATATCGGTGCTCACTGTACCTGTCCCGGTTGCTAATGTTTCTGAAATAGAAGTTGGCAGAGACGGGCTGATAATCGAGAAAGGGTGGAGCAGGGGGCTTCTCCTTCCGCAGGTGCCGGTTGAATATGGATGGGACCGTGATACTTTTTTAAGACAACTCTGTGCCAAGGCAGGATTGCCTTCCGATGCATGGAAGTCAGGTGCGAAGATAATGAAGTTCGAAGCACAGGTTTTTTCAGAGCATGAGAAATAA
- a CDS encoding patatin-like phospholipase family protein yields the protein MKKFYFFIISLVIISACAHKEVVVKPPPKPVKIAVVLGAGASRGFAHIGVLKILEANKIPINMVVGTSAGSFVGSLYAYGYDGFELQKIALTMEKDVIVDFTIPDNGFVKGEKIENFINNALKNTPIEKLKIPFYAVATKIPEGKEIVFGKGNTGLAVRASCSIPGIFRPVIITDKMYIDGGVVSPVAVDAARRLGADVVIAVDILADLDKEKPTGTIDTILHSINIMYSKLAISQLADADIVIRPKVGYIDTTEFEKRHEAIIEGEKAALEAMPQINSIITELKNQGRL from the coding sequence ATGAAAAAATTTTATTTTTTTATTATATCGCTGGTTATTATCTCCGCATGCGCGCACAAGGAGGTTGTTGTTAAACCTCCGCCAAAACCCGTAAAAATAGCTGTTGTTCTCGGTGCAGGTGCATCAAGAGGCTTTGCCCATATAGGGGTGCTGAAAATCCTTGAAGCGAATAAAATTCCCATCAATATGGTTGTCGGAACAAGTGCAGGAAGCTTTGTCGGAAGCCTTTATGCTTATGGCTACGATGGCTTTGAACTTCAAAAGATAGCGCTTACTATGGAGAAGGATGTCATTGTGGATTTTACCATACCTGATAATGGATTCGTGAAAGGCGAAAAGATAGAAAATTTTATCAATAATGCATTAAAGAATACGCCAATAGAGAAACTGAAAATTCCCTTTTATGCAGTTGCAACAAAGATTCCCGAGGGGAAAGAGATTGTGTTCGGGAAAGGGAATACAGGTTTGGCTGTGAGGGCTAGTTGTTCTATCCCCGGGATATTCAGACCTGTGATTATCACTGACAAGATGTATATAGACGGAGGGGTTGTAAGTCCGGTGGCGGTTGATGCTGCCAGAAGGCTGGGGGCAGATGTTGTAATAGCTGTAGATATATTGGCTGACCTTGATAAAGAGAAGCCAACAGGAACAATAGACACCATCTTACACTCCATCAACATCATGTATTCAAAACTTGCGATAAGCCAGCTTGCCGATGCTGATATAGTTATAAGGCCGAAGGTAGGCTACATAGACACAACAGAATTCGAGAAAAGACACGAAGCTATCATCGAAGGAGAAAAAGCCGCTCTCGAAGCAATGCCTCAGATAAACAGTATAATTACGGAACTTAAAAATCAGGGAAGGCTTTGA
- a CDS encoding 2-hydroxychromene-2-carboxylate isomerase, translating into MKLQYYFSTTSPFCYYGNKRIFDMEKEFGIKWELKPYVIEQPADSSPPDPKELKHMTADIRRLAGYYKLELTFPKGPPKGSLHKECFFIANDAGKGKKYLIATNHAFWGKGIDISEINVLADIAKSIGLDEKEFREKSGDPSLKERLKKSTEEGNADGVFGVPTLIVGNELFWGQDRLELVRAELAKVFKK; encoded by the coding sequence ATGAAACTGCAATACTATTTCAGCACTACCAGTCCTTTCTGTTACTACGGCAACAAGAGAATTTTTGACATGGAAAAGGAATTCGGGATTAAATGGGAACTTAAGCCATATGTAATAGAGCAGCCTGCAGATTCATCTCCACCTGACCCTAAGGAATTAAAGCACATGACAGCCGATATCAGGCGTCTTGCCGGGTATTACAAACTTGAACTTACATTTCCTAAAGGTCCGCCCAAGGGTTCTCTTCATAAGGAATGTTTTTTCATCGCTAATGATGCAGGCAAAGGCAAGAAGTACCTTATTGCCACAAACCATGCTTTCTGGGGGAAAGGGATTGATATAAGCGAGATAAATGTTCTTGCGGATATTGCCAAATCCATAGGGCTTGATGAAAAAGAGTTCAGAGAAAAGTCTGGCGACCCATCACTGAAAGAGCGCCTTAAGAAATCAACAGAAGAAGGAAATGCAGATGGAGTATTCGGAGTTCCCACTCTCATAGTCGGCAATGAACTTTTCTGGGGACAGGACAGGCTTGAGCTTGTAAGGGCCGAACTGGCAAAGGTCTTTAAAAAATAA
- a CDS encoding molecular chaperone TorD family protein: MEHNTLVKEETANRNSFYAFFARAFLEPPDEEFIAAVKEFVPELETDSKSELVQEYQRLFRIPYKSYVTPYESVFRNGSSRLWGESTINVKQFYCRFKFNYAAKYNGPPDHIGLELAFMACLCEEEEKLLYQKNNKKKVEKLLSAESAFLKEHLLKWVPMLKDKICKNASCQFYKTLSSILLEFLESEAINLSLQ, translated from the coding sequence TTGGAACATAACACCCTGGTGAAGGAAGAAACAGCAAACCGAAACTCATTCTATGCCTTTTTTGCAAGGGCATTTCTTGAGCCACCTGATGAAGAGTTTATCGCTGCCGTAAAGGAATTTGTTCCGGAGCTTGAAACAGATTCAAAAAGTGAGCTTGTACAGGAATACCAGCGGCTGTTCAGAATCCCCTACAAATCCTATGTGACACCTTATGAGTCTGTTTTCAGAAATGGAAGCAGCAGACTTTGGGGGGAATCCACTATAAATGTAAAGCAATTCTATTGCCGGTTTAAGTTTAACTATGCAGCGAAGTATAATGGACCTCCTGACCACATAGGCTTGGAGCTCGCCTTCATGGCTTGCCTTTGTGAAGAGGAGGAAAAATTGTTGTACCAGAAAAATAATAAAAAGAAGGTTGAAAAGCTCTTGTCTGCTGAGAGTGCTTTCCTCAAGGAGCATCTTCTCAAATGGGTGCCGATGCTTAAGGATAAGATTTGCAAAAATGCTTCATGCCAATTTTACAAGACTCTCTCATCAATACTTCTTGAGTTTTTAGAAAGCGAAGCCATTAACCTTTCTCTGCAGTAA
- a CDS encoding 4Fe-4S dicluster domain-containing protein yields MSQLGWTINLGKCVGCRACAMACNAELNTNKGARYRQVIEKQGGDESAPKRLFVTMSCFHCDEPACLKSCPVGAISKDDNFGIVLIDQDKCIGCKYCAKVCPYSAPQFNSETGKVEKCTFCVHRVLDSGRTSLTGLKPACANTCIGKALSFGEDVGNTGEAPVKFSDRKHTNPSVTFEWGSDDWNITPW; encoded by the coding sequence ATGAGCCAGCTCGGATGGACCATAAATTTAGGGAAGTGTGTAGGATGCAGGGCATGTGCCATGGCATGCAATGCTGAATTGAATACTAATAAAGGTGCAAGGTACAGGCAGGTGATTGAAAAGCAGGGAGGAGACGAGTCTGCCCCCAAGAGACTCTTTGTGACGATGTCCTGCTTCCACTGTGACGAACCTGCTTGCCTTAAGTCGTGCCCTGTTGGCGCCATATCAAAGGATGACAATTTCGGGATAGTGCTTATTGATCAGGACAAGTGCATAGGTTGTAAGTACTGCGCAAAGGTTTGCCCTTATAGCGCTCCGCAGTTTAACAGCGAGACCGGCAAGGTTGAAAAATGCACATTTTGCGTTCACAGAGTGCTTGATTCCGGGCGTACGAGTCTCACAGGGCTTAAGCCTGCCTGTGCAAACACCTGCATAGGAAAAGCTCTCAGCTTTGGTGAAGATGTGGGGAATACCGGTGAAGCACCTGTCAAATTTTCAGACAGAAAACATACCAATCCTTCTGTGACATTTGAATGGGGGAGTGACGATTGGAACATAACACCCTGGTGA